The following DNA comes from Buteo buteo chromosome 7, bButBut1.hap1.1, whole genome shotgun sequence.
tgccctgtgcaGGGTGAGTGGCACCTCCGTGGCTCACAGGCCACCGCTGgtccctctgcctccctctcatcacttttcccttctcctttctgcagTGGGAAGAAGTCAGTGGCTACGACGAAAACCTCAACACCATCCGAACGTACCAGGTGTGCAACGTCTTCGAGCCCAACCAGAACAACTGGCTCCTCACCACGTTCATCAACCGGCGTGGAGCTCACCGCATCTACACCGAGATGCGCTTCACTGTGCgggactgcagcagcctccccAACGTCCCTGGCTCCTGCAAGGAGACCTTCAACCTCTACTACTACGAGACAGACTCTGTCATTGCCACCAAGAAGTCCGCCTTCTGGACGGAGGCACCCTACCTCAAAGTGGACACCATTGCTGCTGACGAGAGCTTCTCCCAGGTGGACTTTGGTGGTAGGTTGATGAAGGTGAACACAGAAGTGAGAAGTTTTGGGCCCCTGACCCGCAATGGTTTTTACCTGGCTTTCCAGGACTACGGGGCTTGTATGTCTCTGCTGTCCGTCAGGGTCTTCTTCAAGAAGTGCCCCAGTGTGGTGCAGAACTTCGCCATCTTCCCGGAGACGATGACAGGAGCGGAGAGCACCTCTCTAGTGACTGCCCGTGGCACCTGCATCCCCAACGCTGAGGAGGTGGACGTGCCCATCAAACTGTACTGCAATGGGGATGGAGAGTGGATGGTCCCCATTGGCCGCTGTACATGCAAGGCTGGTTATGAGCCAGAGAACAACGTGGCTTGCAAAGGTAAGGTTGGCCTTGGGTAACAAGGTGCTTTTAGTGTTTTTAAGCTTTGCTCAACAAAATGTTTGTCCCCAAACAAGCTGTTTTGGGCAGTGTCCGTTGTGAAATTGGCTCTACACTATTTACCTGCCCTGAAGCAGTTTTGCTCCAGGGACCAGGCAGGGATTTGAGAGCAGTGGTCAATGTGCAG
Coding sequences within:
- the EPHB1 gene encoding ephrin type-B receptor 1 isoform X3 gives rise to the protein MAADLVVLLCLAAAAAAVEETLMDTRTATAELGWTANPPSGWEEVSGYDENLNTIRTYQVCNVFEPNQNNWLLTTFINRRGAHRIYTEMRFTVRDCSSLPNVPGSCKETFNLYYYETDSVIATKKSAFWTEAPYLKVDTIAADESFSQVDFGGRLMKVNTEVRSFGPLTRNGFYLAFQDYGACMSLLSVRVFFKKCPSVVQNFAIFPETMTGAESTSLVTARGTCIPNAEEVDVPIKLYCNGDGEWMVPIGRCTCKAGYEPENNVACKACPAGTFKASQGVGVCTPCPSNSRSTAEASPVCTCRNGYYRADFDPPAAACTSVPSGPRNVISIVNETSIILEWHPPRETGGRDDVTYNIVCKKCRSDRRTCSRCDDNVDFVPRQLGLTETRVFISNLWAHTPYTFEIQAVNGVSNKSPFPPQHVSVNITTNQAGSPAPFPPCSRSGIRN